A section of the Humulus lupulus chromosome 2, drHumLupu1.1, whole genome shotgun sequence genome encodes:
- the LOC133819729 gene encoding PHD finger protein ING1: protein MSFMEEFQANLEALPNILQKKYALLRDLDKSLQDIQRQNEQRCEQEIDSFKRGVRSGNITPDTSVARFSDETLDEQKHSIRIADEKVALAEQAYELVDTHIRQLDQILKKLDEDIRREKESALASGSPAASLDGGRKSGKGGEGGRGGRKKTRQSTTAASTEAATALSNLTGMDLDIPVDPNEPTYCSCKQVSYGEMVACDNPSCSIEWFHFGCVGLKEQPKGKWYCPDCSTLKSRRKGR from the exons ATGTCTTTCATGGAGGAGTTTCAAGCCA ACTTGGAGGCACTGCCTAATATTTTACAAAAGAAGTATGCGTTACTACGGGATCTAGATAAAAGTTTACAAG ATATCCAAAGACAAAATGAGCAACGCTGTGAACAAGAGATAGATAGTTTTAAACGAGGGGTTAGGTCGGGAAATATTACGCCCGATACTTCAGTTGCTAGATTCTCGGATGAGACACTTGATGAGCAAAAGCACAGCATCAGGATTGCAGATGAGAAAGTGGCCTTGGCTGAGCAGGCTTATGAATTG GTTGATACTCACATACGGCAGCTGGATCAGATTTTGAAAAAACTTGATGAAGATATTCGACGTG AAAAAGAAAGTGCTCTTGCTAGTGGCTCCCCTGCTGCAAGTTTGGATGGTGGCAGAAAATCTGGAAAGGGTGGTGAAGGTGGTAGAGGAGGTCGCAAAAA AACACGCCAGTCAACCACAGCTGCATCAACAGAGGCAGCTACAGCACTGTCAAATCTTACTGGTATGGATCTAGATATACCGGTGGATCCAAATGAACCGACGTACTGTTCGTGTAAACAAGTTAGCTATGGGGAGATGGTTGCATGTGATAACCCAAGT TGCAGTATAGAATGGTTCCATTTTGGCTGTGTTGGTTTGAAAGAACAACCGAAAGGAAAATGGTATTGTCCGGACTGCTCTACATTGAAAAGCCGTCGAAAAGGCAGATAA
- the LOC133819728 gene encoding chaperonin CPN60-2, mitochondrial: protein MYRYAASLANKARIARNASQQVGSRLAWTRNYAAKEIRFGVEARALMLKGVEDLAEAVKVTMGPKGRTVVIEQSFGAPKVTKDGVTVAKSIEFKDKIKNIGASLVKQVANATNDVAGDGTTCATVLTRAIFTEGCKSVAAGMNAMDLRRGITMAVDAVVTNLKSRARMISTSEEIAQVGTISANGEREIGELIAKAMEKVGKEGVITIQDGKTLYNELEVVEGMKLDRGYISPYFITNQKNQKCELEDPLILIHEKKISSINAVVKVLELALKKQRPLLIVAEDVESDALATLILNKIRAGIKVCAVKAPGFGENRKSGLQDLAVLTGGDVITEELGLNLEKVDLDMLGTCKKVTISKDDTVILDGAGDKKSIEERCEQIRSGIELSTSDYDREKLQERLAKLSGGVAVLKIGGASEAEVGEKKDRVTDALNATKAAVEEGIVPGGGVALLYASKELDKLPTANFDQKIGVQIIQNALRTPVYTIASNAGVEGAVVVGKLLEQNDPDLGYDAAKGEYVDMVKSGIIDPLKVIRTALVDAASVSSLMTTTEAVVVELPKDDKDGPAMGGGGMGGMGGMDF from the exons ATGTACCGCTACGCTGCAAGCCTCGCTAACAAAGCTAG GATCGCAAGAAATGCAAGCCAGCAG GTTGGCAGTAGGTTGGCTTGGACCAGAAACTATGCGGCTAAGGAGATTAGATTTGGTGTGGAAGCTCGAGCCCTGATGCTTAAGGGTGTTGAAGATCTTGCTGAAGCAGTTAAAGTGACCATGGGTCCTAAG GGGCGTACTGTGGTGATTGAACAAAGCTTTGGTGCTCCTAAAGTGACCAAAGATGGTGTAACAGTCGCTAAGAGTATTGAGTTCAAGGATAAGATCAAGAATATTGGTGCCAGCCTGGTGAAACAGGTTGCAAATGCCACAAACGATGTTGCTGGTGATG ggaCTACTTGTGCTACAGTTCTTACCCGTGCAATTTTTACGGAAGGATGCAAGTCAGTTGCTGCTGGAATGAATGCCATGGACCTAAGACGTGGTATTACCATGGCAGTTGATGCTGTCGTGACAAACTTGAAGAGCAGAGCACGAATGATCAGCACTTCTGAAGAGATAGCACAG GTTGGGACAATATCTGCAAATGGAGAGAGAGAAATTGGTGAATTGATTGCAAAGGCAATGGAGAAGGTCGGCAAAGAGGGAGTTATCACAATTCAG GACGGAAAAACTTTGTACAATGAATTAGAAGTTGTTGAAGGAATGAAGTTAGACCGGGGCTACATATCTCCTTATTTCATAACAAACCAGAAAAACCAAAAATGT GAATTGGAAGATCCTCTGATTCTCATTCACGAGAAGAAAATCTCTAGCATTAATGCTGTGGTCAAGGTCTTGGAGTTGGCATTGAAG AAGCAAAGGCCCTTGCTGATTGTGGCAGAAGATGTGGAAAGTGATGCCCTAGCGACTCTTATTTTAAATAAGATTCGTGCTGGAATTAAG GTCTGTGCTGTGAAAGCCCCTGGTTTTGGTGAAAACCGAAAATCTGGGCTGCAGGATCTTGCTGTTCTCACAGGAGGAGAT GTCATTACTGAAGAGCTTGGTCTAAATTTGGAAAAGGTTGATTTGGATATGCTCGGTACTTGCAAAAAG GTGACAATTTCAAAGGATGACACTGTTATTCTTGATGGTGCCGGTGACAAGAAATCTATTGAGGAAAGATGTGAACAG ATAAGGTCAGGAATTGAGTTGAGTACTTCCGATTATGACAGAGAGAAGTTACAGGAGAGATTAGCCAAGCTTTCTGGTGGTGTTGCCGTCTTGAAG ATTGGAGGAGCTAGTGAAGCAGAAGTCGGTGAGAAGAAGGATAGAGTGACTGATGCTCTAAATGCCACAAAAGCAGCAGTGGAAGAAGGCATCGTACCAG GTGGAGGTGTTGCTCTCCTTTATGCATCGAAAGAGTTGGACAAACTTCCAACTGCCAACTTCGATCAGAAGATTGGTGTTCAGATCATTCAGAATGCTCTAAGG ACACCCGTGTACACAATTGCTTCTAATGCGGGAGTTGAGGGAGCTGTTGTTGTTGGTAAGCTTTTGGAGCAAAATGACCCTGATCTTGGATATGATGCAGCCAAAG GTGAATATGTAGATATGGTTAAATCCGGAATCATAGACCCCCTAAAAGTAATTAGGACAGCCTTGGTTGATGCCGCAAG TGTGTCATCTCTGATGACAACAACAGAAGCTGTTGTGGTAGAACTTCCCAAGGATGACAAGGACGGTCCTGCAATGGGCGGCGGTGGCATGGGAGGCATGGGCGGCATGGATTTCTGA
- the LOC133819730 gene encoding protein transport protein SEC24 C: protein MAANVPPPGAPRPGYNSMPPPPNYIPNAQRAPDSLADNLQNMNLNRPPSMLNSGPRPSPFGQPPPFSSPATSQGMPGAPPPFSRPGPPPGALGRPSMPPSGLPQAMLQSGGAPARPTGPPVGQPSPFASRPPPSSLPSSMGSYGAPGSGPFPSGPVAPQSFPPGAQPTPGSSPFATGQFAQPSRAPGGLMSNGPPSFGQGAMPGGPRYPPIGNAPQPPLGPPQTMGAVPPRASTMSNDFGGMAASGLPAPPMQPSSPYSGVAQGTLPPAGSPFGSPTWPMQPGQLAPPPVPGSAQPPRMYGMPPQPLPNQSMTTIQSAIGQTGAPVAGSTKIDPNQIPRPLPSSSIIHHVTRQGNQANCPPPATSDYVVNDTGNCSPRYMRCTINQIPCTADLLTTSGMPLALLVQPLALPHPSEEPIHVVDFGESGPVRCSRCKGYINPFMKFIDQGKQFICNLCGFTDETPRDYHCNLGPDGRRRDADERPELCRGTVEFVATKEYMVRDPMPAVYFFLVDVSMNAIQTGATAAACSAINQVISDLPEGPRTIVGIATFDSTIHFYNLKRALQQPLMLIVPDVQDVYTPLQTDVLVPLSECRQHLELLLESIPTMFQNSKTAESAFGAAIKAAFLAMKSTGGKLMVFQSVLPSTGIGALSAREAEGRANVSAGEKEAHKLLQPVDKTFKTMAIEFAEYQVCVDIFVTTHTYVDIASISVIPRTTGGQVYYYYPFSVVSDPAKIYNDLRWNITRPQGFEAVMRVRCSQGIQVQEYSGNFCKRIPTDVDLPGIDCDKSILVTLKHDDKLQDGSECAFQCALLYTTIYGQRRIRVTTLSLPCTNMLSYLFRAADLDTQFTCFLKQAANEISFNPLSRVREQVTNLCINSLLAYRKFCATPSSSGQLILPEALKLLPLYTLALIKSIGLRNDGRMDDRSYWINYVSSISTPLAIPLVYPRMIAIHDLDLKENDDSVLPPFVALSSEHINDNGIYLLENGQDCLIYIGNTADPALLKQLFGISSVDEVPTQFVLQQYDNPLSKRLNEVVNEIRRQRCSYLRLRLCKKGDPSGMLFFSYIVEDQQHPTGPSYVDFLVHVHRQIQIKMTS, encoded by the exons ATGGCAGCTAATGTGCCTCCTCCAGGGGCACCTAGGCCCGGCTACAATAGCATGCCGCCACCACCTAATTACATTCCTAATGCCCAAAGAGCTCCCGATTCCCTGGCCGATAATTTGCAGAATATGAATCTCAACCGCCCACCTTCTATGCTCAATTCTGGCCCTAGACCATCCCCATTTGGCCAGCCACCACCTTTTTCTTCGCCAGCCACTTCTCAGGGCATGCCTGGTGCACCACCGCCTTTTTCTCGCCCTGGACCTCCTCCAGGTGCACTTGGAAGACCTTCAATGCCACCATCAGGACTCCCACAAGCCATGTTACAGTCTGGTGGGGCGCCTGCAAGACCTACTGGGCCACCTGTAGGTCAACCTTCACCATTTGCATCAAGACCACCTCCCAGTTCGTTGCCCTCTTCGATGGGTAGTTATGGTGCACCTGGTTCTGGGCCATTTCCTTCTGGTCCAGTAGCACCACAGTCATTCCCACCAGGTGCTCAGCCCACTCCCGGTTCTTCACCATTTGCTACTGGTCAGTTTGCGCAGCCATCTAGAGCACCTGGTGGCTTGATGAGCAATGGTCCACCAAGCTTTGGTCAAGGTGCCATGCCAGGTGGTCCCCGATATCCGCCAATTGGAAATGCTCCACAACCACCTCTCGGGCCTCCACAGACAATGGGAGCTGTGCCCCCTCGGGCTTCAACTATGAGCAATGATTTTGGTGGTATGGCAGCCAGTGGTCTACCAGCTCCTCCCATGCAACCATCTTCACCATATTCAGGTGTAGCTCAGGGCACACTACCACCAGCAGGATCACCTTTTGGCTCACCGACATGGCCAATGCAACCTGGACAG TTGGCACCTCCACCAGTTCCTGGTTCTGCCCAGCCGCCCAGAATGTATGGAATGCCACCACAACCACTTCCAAATCAATCCATGACTACGATACAATCTGCAATCGGTCAAACAGGAGCTCCTGTTGCTGGGTCAACTAAAATTGACCCTAATCAAATTCCAAGGCCCTTACCAAGCTCTTCAATTATCCATCATGTAACTCGTCAAGGCAATCAGGCCAATTGTCCACCG CCTGCTACAAGTGATTACGTTGTTAATGACACTGGAAATTGTAGTCCACGTTACATGAGGTGCACCATCAATCAG ATTCCATGCACTGCTGACCTTTTGACAACGTCAGGGATGCCTTTAGCTTTGCTGGTCCAACCTCTCGCGCTTCCTCATCCATCAGAGGAGCCGATACAT GTTGTGGATTTTGGTGAAAGTGGTCCTGTTCGATGTTCTCGTTGCAAAGGCTACATAAATCCTTTCATGAAATTTATTGATCAGGGAAAGCAATTCATCTGTAACTTGTGTG GATTTACTGATGAGACTCCTCGCGACTACCACTGTAATCTTGGGCCAGATGGTAGGCGTCGAGATGCAGATGAAAGACCTGAGCTATGTAGAGGAACAGTTGAATTTGTTGCTACAAAAGAGTACATG GTGCGTGATCCCATGCCAGCTGTATACTTTTTCCTCGTTGATGTATCCATGAATGCAATACAAACTGGTGCAACTGCTGCAGCTTGCAGTGCAATTAATCAAGTCATTTCTGATCTCCCt GAAGGTCCTCGGACAATTGTGGGAATTGCAACCTTTGACTCAACAATCCATTTTTACAATTTGAAACGTGCATTACAGCAG CCACTAATGCTAATAGTTCCTGATGTACAAGATGTCTATACTCCCTTACAGACAGATGTTCTCGTTCCTCTATCCGAG TGCCGTCAGCATTTAGAGTTATTGCTGGAAAGCATTCCAACCATGTTTCAGAATAGTAAAACTGCTGAATCAGCGTTTGGCGCTGCAATTAAG GCTGCCTTCCTAGCTATGAAGAGTACTGGAGGGAAACTTATGGTATTTCAGTCAG TTTTGCCATCAACTGGCATTGGAGCTCTTTCTGCCAGAGAAGCTGAAGGAAGAGCTAATGTATCTGCGGGAGAGAAG GAGGCCCATAAATTACTCCAGCCAGTTGACAAAACTTTTAAGACGATGGCTATTGAATTTGCCGAGTATCAG GTTTGCGTGGATATATTTGTCACTACCCACACATATGTGGATATTGCGTCTATTTCTGTCATCCCGAGAACAACCGGAGGGCAG GTTTATTATTATTACCCGTTCTCAGTCGTATCTGATCCTGCAAAGATCTACAATGATCTTAGATGGAATATTACAAGGCCCCAAGGTTTTGAGGCAGTGATGCGTGTTAGATGCAGCCAG GGCATTCAAGTTCAAGAGTACTCTGGTAACTTCTGCAAACGGATCCCAACGGATGTTGATCTACCTGGG ATTGACTGTGACAAAAGTATTTTGGTGACCTTAAAACACGATGATAAACTACAGGATGGGTCAGAATGTGCTTTTCAG TGTGCCCTTCTTTACACAACTATATATGGTCAACGGAGAATTCGAGTTACAACCTTGTCACTGCCATGCACAAATATGCTAAGCTATTTGTTTCGTGCAGCTGACTTGGACACTCAATTCACATGTTTCTTGAAGCAAG CGGCAAATGAAATTTCTTTCAATCCACTCTCACGCGTTCGGGAACAAGTGACAAATCTTTGCATCAATAGTCTGCTTGCATACCGTAAATTCTGTGCTACACCATCATCATCTGGCCAGCTTATTCTTCCAGAGGCACTGAAGCTTCTGCCTTTGTACACCCTTG CATTAATCAAAAGTATTGGTTTGCGGAATGATGGGAGGATGGATGACCGCTCCTATTGGATCAATTATGTGTCCTCCATCTCTACTCCTCTGGCAATTCCACTAGTATACCCAAGGATGATAGCTATTCATGATCTTGATTTGAAG GAGAATGATGATTCTGTTCTTCCTCCATTTGTTGCACTTTCTAGTGAACATATTAATGACAATGGAATCTATCTTCTTGAGAATGGTCAAGATTGTTTAATTTACATTGGTAACACAGCAGACCCAGCATTATTGAAACAACTTTTTGGTATTTCTTCTGTTGATGAAGTCCCCACTCAG TTTGTGTTGCAGCAGTATGACAATCCACTATCAAAGAGGCTGAACGAAGTGGTGAATGAAATACGGCGCCAAAGATGTTCCTACCTACG CTTGAGATTGTGCAAGAAAGGAGATCCATCAG GAATGTTGTTCTTTTCTTATATTGTAGAGGACCAACAACATCCAACCGGCCCGTCCTATGTCGACTTCCTAGTACATGTTCATCGGCAAATCCAAATAAAAATGACTTCGTGA